Part of the Candidatus Saccharimonadales bacterium genome, TGCCACAGAAGTCGGTATTACTAGACCTACAGGCCGTCGAAGTCCCTCCGCCCGTCAGCGGCGCGCTACTGGCAATCACCGATGGTTGGAAGACGAACGTGTTACCGGTAACCGTGATGTCTTTGGCTTCCCATTGGCAGCCATCCCAGTACGAGAGGGCTGGAGTGGAGGGGGCCATCGGGCTCGACGGCGTAGCGGTGCTGGTGGCGTATAGCTGGCAGGTACCGGCGTTGCTGACTTCCGTCCCGGAAGATTCATTCGATGACAGTGATGGTGTTATCGAGAGGTTACAGTCGTTAGCGTAACAGGTCTCAGCTGTAACTTTGTATGGTTGAACCTGCTGGATAGGGCCGGACAAGGTGCCCGTACCTCGTACCAGCGAGACGCCGGTGAAGGTACCGGCCGTCGTGTTAGTGTATGAGAGGATAGCCCCCGTCCAGCTGCCTTTGCCGTCACTCCAGGCAGCTGAGGTACCGACACGTAACTGTCCAGAAGAGGGGAAGCCGCTTGTACTCGCGTTAATGGTGCCCGACCCACTAAAGGTCGTTACGCTTGTGGTGTCAGTAGTGGTCGTTGAGGTAGGATCGGCAAAACCGATCTGATCGTCGATTGCCTCAGTGCCGACGACTTCGACCGTGGAACTACCAGAAGAGGCGGACTGAGCCACTGTGGTCGTGCCCCCATGGGCCGTATCCCCGGTATGTGAGAAGTAATACTGCCCGCCACCGGCTGTCGTTGCTGTATTCGGAAAACCTCCAGAGCAGTACGGCGCATCATCTGGCCAGCCTTCACCAGAGTTTTCGCATGACCGGCCGCCGGCCTGCCAGATATCTATACCCTGCCAATCGTTGACAAAGTAGTTGCTGCTGATGGAGATAGAGTTCTCATAGCGACTGCCAGGAACCTGGGCGCCGCCTGACGTGTTGATGTTAATAGCTCCGTTACAGTTGTTATTTCCACCACATCCTCCGGTGCCACTGCCCCAGCCGCCATCCTCGAAAAGGTTGCCAGTTACGTCAAGATTGAAACCCGTCTCACTCGCGATCGACGAGGTATAGCTCATATTAAAGAAGTTGCCCTGGATCAAGGTGCCCGAGTTGCCGTTATCTAACCAGACTGGTGTGCCGCCGACCGGAGAGTCGTTGATGAATGAGTTGTCCACAATGTTGGCATTGAGTGTCCCCCACCACTTTCCACCGCCGCTACAGCCACAACCCGGATCGGGCTCATAGTTGGATTCATAGATCTCGTTGTAGTCAAAAGTGTTATTGGTCCCAAAGGCATTAATGCCGTAGTCACCCATCCTCGAGAGACAGTTGTACTCGATGGTACCCTGATCGCCGCCATATAACGCCACCCCATCGCCAGGAGTAGGTGTCCCCTGGGCATTCATATACCCATCGTGAATATCGTTATGCGTAATCGTCCAGCCGGTACCCGTATAGATGGTCCCCGTGGTGTTATGCGAGTCATGAGCTATATTGAGGTATGACACCGTCACACTGCCGGCTGGCGCGTTGTAATAGATAGGGGTATTGGCTGCCACAGCTGAGTCCAAGCCGGCCACCCCGATCGTGTATCCCGATTCGTTGCCTGATACCGACGTTATGGTATAGGTATCACTGCCAATTACGATACTGGCATATTGGACCAACGGGATTGACGAGCTTGTCAGCGTGAGAGTGGTGCCTCCTTGCGAAGCGGAGGACGCGGCCTCTGCAAGCGGCTGCTCCACGTTGGCCCACACCTGACTGCCTGACGATTCCGTAGCCGTTAACGGAGAGCTGAGAGTAATGGATGTCCCTGAGGCAGTGGCAATACCGTAGGTTGAGCCGTCGGCGAAAGTTACCTTGCTGATGAAGCCGGGGATGGACGACGTAGTCGTAATAGTCGATGAGCCGGAGTTGGCGATCGCGGCCAAGGTGCTTGATCCGCCCGAGAAGTAGTGGCTGCCATTGCCGGCATCGATGCCATCCGCGTTCCCACCGTCATCAAATTGGGGTTCTCCGTAGCCATTGGCCGATCCACCAATAAATTCGTCGCCGCTGATAGACGCTAGGCCAAGAGGTCCATACGTTCCACCTTCAAAGAAGTAAAGAATCGGCGTCTCCGGAAAATCATAGGCGGGCTGGTTAGTGGTACTCCCGGGCGCAAAGATGGCAGCCGCTTCGGTTGTTGAAGCTTGGCTGGATATGTAAGAGGGCAGCGGTGGCAGGGTCGTACCGTAGCCCGGCAAGGCCTCATACTGAGCAACCGTATAGGTCTGCTCGCCTGAGCCTAGCGCGCTATAGGTCCACGGGCTCGTCAGATACTGAGACTGTTCGTTACAGATCTCATAATTCTCGCCCGCCACCTGATAATCGGCAATGTGAGCCTTCTTTAAGCCGTTATACATAAAGAAGCCGGCCGCGCACAGAACAGCCAGCACGGTTGCAATTGACAGAAACATCACGACCGAGCGGCGTACGCCAAACAGAGCGATCTTCATATGTGATGGACGTATGGTCACCCCTTGCAGGAAAGAATAACGGTGATTAGGTCGTTTCACTCAAGCCAACTACTTATGTTTATAGCTTCAGTATAGTGAAAGACGGTCAATCAGACAAAAGATGTAACATGCGGCTACTTCATGGCTGCATGCGCGAGCGCATGTTTGCTGATCATGTACCTGTTAACTGGCACCGTGATAATAAAAGCGATTAGCAGTGACAGAGCCAGACCCCACCAGAATCTTGGCTGGGTAGCTGTTACCAAGAGGGCGTTGGGGATAATTAGCTCGATTGTGTTATCAACAAGCTCCATGGTGGTAATCGAGACCGTGTCCGTCGCCACCGTTATCCTTATCGCCTCCTTGGCTGTCTTGGTCTGTTTTCGTACTCCTCTATATGTCAGTGAATAGCCAAAAGCAAAAGCAAGGACGATAGCCAGAGACAATCTCCCAATTCTGTGCCACCCAAGGAGAGAGGCGATTAGCATCCCGAGAATCTCACCAATACCGCAGCCGATCAAACAGTGAACAGTATGCTTGATGGCATGTTTGGTTGTCTCACTGATTTTCATGAACCCATTTTAGCAAAGACAGGCCTCAGTATGAGGCCTGTCCCTCTGGCTCACAACGTATCATGGGCGTGTTTTCTGTAGAGACCCCTGTACAAGAATACTGCCGGGATCGATACGACGATCAACACGAGCATTGTCCTTGCCGGACCGATGCCATCAGCCACTAAACCGACGCAGAAGGTTACTACGGCATAAAGCAGGTTGCCTCCGAGTGAGTTCAACGAACCCATGGTCGCACGCTGTTTGTCGGTAAACTCCTTTTGCATAAGGGTTTGGTTGGCAGTAACCCCCACACCATACGCGAACGCGTTACCTGATAGCATGATCGGTGAGATGACGTTCGGAAACCCTGCAAAGATCAGCCCGTCTGCTAGACCGAGCACCTGCTGGACAAACAGCGTCTTAAGCGCAGTGTATCTGTCGATAAGCTTACCGGCAAAGTGGAACCCTAGGAAGCCGAACGTGTTATCGAGCGCACGAGCAATACCCAGCGCCCAGTTTGGCCACAGCAGCGAGTTGAACGCGGGCTTAAAGTTATAGATAGCCTCCTGGACGGCAAAGTCGACGATATAGGCGATGCTGAGCTTACGAAGCTTGGCATTTCTTTTGAAACTTTTCAGTGCACCCTTCAGGTGGTTGTAGAGGTCGCTGGCGATCTCTTCGGTGTGTAGCCGTGGCTCCATAAACCCAAGGGCGATGAGCACGCAGATAGCTTGAGGAACGATGGAGGCGACCATGACAAACCTGAGCGACACCAGCGCAAGCACTGTTGCCACCAGGGCCGAAATACCCAAGCCAAGTTCAAACATGGCACTGACTTTGCCGTGCACCGTGGCGAATTCGTCCTCTCTATCTGCTGACTTGAGGGTGTCATAGAGTAAGGCGTCGTTATTACCACTGATCGACGCGCCGGCCAGACCATTGAAGAGCGCACCCAGCAGAAGGAT contains:
- a CDS encoding fibronectin type III domain-containing protein, which produces MKIALFGVRRSVVMFLSIATVLAVLCAAGFFMYNGLKKAHIADYQVAGENYEICNEQSQYLTSPWTYSALGSGEQTYTVAQYEALPGYGTTLPPLPSYISSQASTTEAAAIFAPGSTTNQPAYDFPETPILYFFEGGTYGPLGLASISGDEFIGGSANGYGEPQFDDGGNADGIDAGNGSHYFSGGSSTLAAIANSGSSTITTTSSIPGFISKVTFADGSTYGIATASGTSITLSSPLTATESSGSQVWANVEQPLAEAASSASQGGTTLTLTSSSIPLVQYASIVIGSDTYTITSVSGNESGYTIGVAGLDSAVAANTPIYYNAPAGSVTVSYLNIAHDSHNTTGTIYTGTGWTITHNDIHDGYMNAQGTPTPGDGVALYGGDQGTIEYNCLSRMGDYGINAFGTNNTFDYNEIYESNYEPDPGCGCSGGGKWWGTLNANIVDNSFINDSPVGGTPVWLDNGNSGTLIQGNFFNMSYTSSIASETGFNLDVTGNLFEDGGWGSGTGGCGGNNNCNGAININTSGGAQVPGSRYENSISISSNYFVNDWQGIDIWQAGGRSCENSGEGWPDDAPYCSGGFPNTATTAGGGQYYFSHTGDTAHGGTTTVAQSASSGSSTVEVVGTEAIDDQIGFADPTSTTTTDTTSVTTFSGSGTINASTSGFPSSGQLRVGTSAAWSDGKGSWTGAILSYTNTTAGTFTGVSLVRGTGTLSGPIQQVQPYKVTAETCYANDCNLSITPSLSSNESSGTEVSNAGTCQLYATSTATPSSPMAPSTPALSYWDGCQWEAKDITVTGNTFVFQPSVIASSAPLTGGGTSTACRSSNTDFCGTNFMAYQVGGEAPFLSQLTANAMVSSSSFTTCPTWDSGCTSDPLNNLNALSSPPGVPAGNGMAADNDVWSNNTYYGPWSWSDFIYGNCNGGGLVMPDDPATGKSLTATACTTNFSTWQSDWQQDQGSTSSNATPPSTPSNVTATANGPTSVNVSWSASTDAGGPGLGGYYLYRNGVLVTSLGAGTTNYNDTGLTAGTQYSYVVIAYDSASPQPTVSNASSTVNVTTPLSSVLSCTSPSGTGNSLAWYDGTALFGFSGLTGYNTASTVSSGYSLPSWAGVGQYSGSKNGIFWYDPNTTTIYYINGSSFANAQAVRGPGIGAPTWACVGDFTGDGRDDSIAWYSGGTLYLLAGPGLATKTAITGYSSPAWAGVGDYNHDGKDDLYWYLGSTGTIYVMTSNGSSFNGAAQVRGPGIGSPTWAGIGNFSGNGYRDALAWYDGSTLYTFEGPGLNTSGAVSGYSPPEWMGVGQWSNNTSKDGLYWYLSNGTVYGLSSDGSAFYGAATLRGPGVGAPEWAGTGQIY
- a CDS encoding MFS transporter; this encodes MVSRNTNLLRFYNFFYEFRPYGAIAVIYFAHVTHSYALGLAVFSISAVSNSILQLPTGFLSDRIGRKKTVILGSIASVIALSLYASAHSFPILLLGALFNGLAGASISGNNDALLYDTLKSADREDEFATVHGKVSAMFELGLGISALVATVLALVSLRFVMVASIVPQAICVLIALGFMEPRLHTEEIASDLYNHLKGALKSFKRNAKLRKLSIAYIVDFAVQEAIYNFKPAFNSLLWPNWALGIARALDNTFGFLGFHFAGKLIDRYTALKTLFVQQVLGLADGLIFAGFPNVISPIMLSGNAFAYGVGVTANQTLMQKEFTDKQRATMGSLNSLGGNLLYAVVTFCVGLVADGIGPARTMLVLIVVSIPAVFLYRGLYRKHAHDTL
- a CDS encoding DUF4396 domain-containing protein, producing MKISETTKHAIKHTVHCLIGCGIGEILGMLIASLLGWHRIGRLSLAIVLAFAFGYSLTYRGVRKQTKTAKEAIRITVATDTVSITTMELVDNTIELIIPNALLVTATQPRFWWGLALSLLIAFIITVPVNRYMISKHALAHAAMK